A window from Acidobacteriota bacterium encodes these proteins:
- a CDS encoding glycosyltransferase family 4 protein, producing the protein MRICFVCGEYPPGRHGGIGSMVQTLGRALAAAGHHVRVVGIYAGRSERVDEDDHGVLVSRLAEPNGALSGPRARWALYRHVAALARDGVVDLVEVPDYQGWAAYWPALPVPVVARLNGSSSYFAVEMGRTPRRSAWHFEGRSLRRTDGVCSVSRYTAERTRALFDLGRPADAILPNPVAPAGAAAWSERDPHTVVFSGTLTPKKGVEPLMTAWPAVLAGVPEARLHVFGKDGETTAGESMRRVLEARLGAAAASVTFHGHVTREEVAAALGRARAAVFPSFAEAFAIAPLEAMATGCPTIGSALGSGPELITHGVDGLTVNPGRPSEIAEAITRLLTCEADARAYGDRGRATIEGQFTVDRLLDRNIDFYRACIDRHAAASVGRRTVVRTAAGGASPRG; encoded by the coding sequence ATGCGCATCTGCTTCGTCTGCGGGGAGTACCCGCCCGGCCGGCACGGCGGCATTGGCTCGATGGTACAGACGCTCGGTCGCGCGCTCGCGGCCGCCGGCCATCACGTGCGCGTCGTCGGCATCTACGCCGGACGATCCGAGCGGGTCGATGAAGACGATCACGGCGTGCTGGTCTCGCGGCTCGCGGAGCCGAACGGCGCGCTGTCGGGACCGCGGGCGAGGTGGGCGCTCTATCGGCACGTCGCGGCGCTCGCGCGCGACGGCGTCGTGGATCTCGTCGAGGTGCCGGACTACCAGGGCTGGGCCGCGTATTGGCCCGCGCTGCCGGTGCCGGTCGTCGCGAGGCTGAACGGATCCTCGTCGTACTTCGCGGTCGAGATGGGCCGGACGCCGCGGCGGTCGGCCTGGCATTTCGAAGGGCGTTCGCTGCGGCGCACCGACGGCGTCTGTTCCGTCAGCCGCTACACCGCGGAGCGCACGCGCGCGCTGTTCGATCTCGGGCGTCCGGCCGATGCCATCCTGCCGAATCCGGTCGCGCCGGCCGGTGCTGCGGCGTGGAGCGAGCGCGATCCGCACACGGTGGTCTTCTCGGGAACGTTGACGCCGAAGAAGGGCGTGGAGCCCTTGATGACCGCGTGGCCTGCCGTCCTCGCGGGCGTGCCCGAGGCTCGGCTCCACGTCTTCGGAAAAGATGGCGAGACGACGGCCGGCGAATCGATGCGGCGGGTGCTCGAAGCGCGCCTCGGCGCGGCGGCGGCGAGCGTCACGTTCCACGGACACGTCACGAGAGAAGAAGTCGCCGCCGCGCTCGGACGCGCACGGGCGGCCGTCTTTCCGTCGTTCGCCGAAGCGTTTGCGATTGCGCCGCTCGAAGCCATGGCCACCGGATGTCCCACGATCGGCAGCGCGCTCGGGAGCGGCCCTGAGTTGATCACGCACGGCGTGGATGGGTTGACCGTCAACCCCGGCCGGCCCTCGGAGATCGCCGAGGCGATCACTCGGCTGCTGACCTGCGAGGCCGACGCACGGGCGTACGGCGACCGCGGCCGGGCCACGATCGAGGGGCAATTCACCGTGGATCGGCTGCTCGATCGAAATATCGACTTCTACCGGGCGTGCATCGATCGGCACGCCGCTGCGTCGGTCGGCCGGCGGACCGTCGTGCGCACCGCGGCGGGCGGGGCGTCGCCGCGCGGGTGA
- a CDS encoding UDP-glucose/GDP-mannose dehydrogenase family protein, giving the protein MRSSAARVSIVGTGYVGLVTGACFASRGHVVTCVDRDLRKVDAIREGRAPFYEPGLEALLAAAGDRLRATTDLARAVAETDITFIAVGTPFDGEHIDLRQVAAAAKEIGAALASKPSFHVVVVKSTVVPGTTDDVVMPVLERASRKRAGVDFGVAMNPEFLRQGEALGDFLHPDRLVIGAADERTGSAVAALYAPFDPCPVLRTSTRTAEMIKYAANALLATLISFSNEIGNLCGAIGNVDAVDVMRGVHLDRRLTPLGAPAGPEVLRYLAAGCGFGGSCFPKDVKALVAHGHDAGVSMSLLESVLAVNRQQPLRVLALLDKHFETLAGVEIAVLGLAFKPGTDDMRESPAIPLIAALLDRGARVTGYDPAAVETAHAIFGERIELAASVEQAVATAAAAVVMTSWPELASLPGLVNAREPQPVVVDGRRVFQRHEFARYEGIGLDYGRPPVVAAAAAHA; this is encoded by the coding sequence ATGCGAAGTAGCGCCGCGCGGGTCTCCATCGTCGGTACGGGGTACGTGGGCCTCGTCACCGGGGCGTGCTTCGCCTCGCGAGGGCACGTCGTGACCTGCGTCGACCGTGACCTTCGGAAAGTCGATGCCATCCGGGAGGGACGCGCGCCCTTCTACGAGCCGGGGCTCGAAGCCTTGCTCGCCGCCGCGGGCGACCGCCTCAGGGCGACCACTGATCTCGCGCGTGCCGTCGCCGAGACCGACATCACGTTCATCGCCGTCGGCACACCGTTCGACGGCGAGCACATCGACCTGCGTCAAGTGGCCGCGGCGGCCAAGGAGATCGGCGCCGCGCTCGCCAGCAAGCCGTCCTTTCACGTCGTGGTCGTCAAGAGCACCGTCGTGCCTGGCACGACGGACGACGTCGTGATGCCGGTCCTGGAGCGGGCGTCCCGGAAACGGGCCGGCGTCGACTTCGGCGTGGCGATGAACCCGGAGTTCCTGCGTCAGGGCGAGGCGCTCGGCGACTTCCTCCATCCGGATCGGCTCGTCATCGGCGCGGCCGACGAGCGCACCGGATCCGCGGTCGCAGCGTTGTACGCACCGTTCGATCCCTGTCCGGTGCTGCGCACGAGCACGCGAACGGCCGAGATGATCAAGTACGCCGCGAACGCCCTGCTCGCAACGCTCATCTCGTTCAGCAACGAGATCGGGAACCTGTGCGGCGCGATCGGCAACGTCGATGCCGTTGACGTGATGCGCGGCGTGCACCTCGATCGCCGGTTGACCCCGCTCGGGGCACCCGCCGGCCCCGAGGTGCTGCGGTACCTGGCGGCGGGCTGCGGCTTCGGAGGCAGTTGCTTTCCCAAGGACGTCAAGGCTCTGGTGGCTCACGGGCACGACGCCGGCGTGTCGATGTCGCTGCTCGAGTCGGTGCTCGCCGTCAATCGGCAGCAGCCGCTGCGGGTGCTCGCGCTCTTGGACAAGCACTTCGAGACGCTCGCGGGCGTCGAGATCGCCGTGCTGGGGCTCGCGTTCAAGCCCGGCACCGACGACATGCGGGAGTCGCCCGCGATTCCGCTGATCGCGGCGCTCCTCGATAGAGGCGCGCGCGTGACCGGCTACGATCCGGCGGCGGTCGAGACGGCCCACGCCATCTTCGGCGAACGCATCGAGCTGGCCGCGAGCGTCGAGCAGGCCGTGGCGACAGCCGCCGCGGCGGTCGTCATGACGTCCTGGCCGGAGCTGGCGAGCCTGCCCGGCCTCGTCAATGCGCGCGAGCCGCAGCCGGTCGTCGTCGACGGGCGCCGCGTCTTCCAGCGTCATGAGTTCGCCCGCTACGAAGGCATCGGGCTCGACTATGGCCGGCCGCCGGTCGTCGCCGCCGCCGCGGCGCACGCCTAG
- a CDS encoding class I SAM-dependent methyltransferase, with amino-acid sequence MANAHRTRRPVPAGRYDEVRHHYDVERSLAERLRVSTRAERLNLYRELYDELFRQVPEHPLLTLDADARRRVVASQLGFLRPLARPDGTFLEIGAGDCQLSIAMAAHVRQVFAVDVSAEITSTAVFPDNCQLIISKGCDIPVPPGSVHLAFSDQLMEHLHPDDALEQLREIYRALRPGGIYVLFTPNRLSGPHDVSKYFDAQATGFHLKEYTSVELSRLLRQVGFRRVMVPVQRPGHTALMSARPVCAVERLVGHAPGALRQRILTRTPLRKALGRIAAIK; translated from the coding sequence GTGGCTAACGCTCATCGCACGCGCCGGCCGGTGCCCGCCGGCCGCTATGACGAGGTGCGCCATCACTACGACGTGGAGCGCAGCCTGGCGGAGCGGTTGCGCGTGTCGACCCGCGCCGAACGCCTGAACCTGTACCGCGAGCTCTACGACGAGCTGTTCCGCCAGGTGCCGGAACACCCGCTCTTGACGCTCGATGCGGACGCGCGCCGGCGGGTCGTCGCGAGCCAGCTCGGCTTCCTGCGGCCGCTGGCCCGGCCCGACGGGACGTTCCTCGAAATCGGGGCGGGCGATTGCCAGTTGTCGATCGCCATGGCGGCGCACGTCCGTCAGGTGTTCGCCGTCGACGTCTCGGCCGAGATCACGAGCACCGCGGTCTTCCCGGACAACTGCCAACTGATCATCTCGAAAGGGTGCGACATCCCCGTGCCGCCGGGCTCCGTGCACCTGGCGTTCAGCGACCAATTGATGGAGCACCTCCATCCCGACGATGCGCTGGAGCAGCTCAGGGAAATCTACCGGGCGCTCCGGCCCGGCGGCATCTACGTGCTGTTCACGCCGAACCGCCTGTCGGGACCGCACGATGTGTCGAAGTACTTCGACGCGCAGGCCACGGGGTTCCACCTGAAGGAATACACGAGCGTCGAGCTGTCGCGACTCTTGCGACAGGTCGGGTTCCGGCGCGTCATGGTGCCGGTGCAGCGGCCCGGCCATACGGCCCTCATGAGCGCCCGGCCCGTGTGCGCCGTCGAACGGCTGGTGGGCCATGCGCCCGGGGCGCTGCGCCAGCGCATCCTGACTCGCACGCCGCTTCGCAAAGCGCTCGGTCGCATCGCGGCGATCAAGTAG
- a CDS encoding polysaccharide biosynthesis/export family protein gives MPFHSRRLSLRRMWCAAWLIAATAVSVDAAIAQAPAPGSAPAPSQVPAASASERAYQVGPNDVLLITVFGQPDLTGRYTVGADGVFAFPLVGRVKAGGLSVRDLEMTLTGLLSPDYLRNPQVSIAVETYRSQQFFVLGEVNQPGSFYLSGQETLIQALARAGSTKPDAGDEVLIVRPRAGAAGGPVRPDQAGAADVRRVSLDALSTGNLAENVQIQAGDTIFVTRAEQVFILGQVKNPGPYRYSRTVTVLQYLSMAGGATDRGATSRVKIVRTMNGKQLELKVTLNDTVQANDTIMVPEKFF, from the coding sequence ATGCCGTTTCACTCTCGACGTCTCTCGCTGCGGCGGATGTGGTGTGCGGCGTGGCTGATCGCGGCAACGGCCGTCTCCGTCGATGCGGCGATCGCGCAGGCGCCCGCACCAGGATCGGCGCCGGCACCATCCCAGGTGCCGGCGGCGTCGGCGAGCGAGCGGGCGTACCAGGTTGGGCCGAACGACGTGCTGCTCATCACCGTCTTCGGTCAGCCCGATCTCACCGGCCGCTACACGGTCGGAGCCGACGGCGTGTTCGCGTTTCCCTTGGTCGGACGCGTCAAGGCCGGCGGCTTGAGCGTGCGGGATCTCGAGATGACGCTCACCGGCCTGCTCTCGCCGGACTACCTGCGGAATCCGCAGGTCAGCATCGCGGTCGAGACGTATCGCAGCCAGCAGTTCTTCGTGCTCGGCGAGGTGAACCAGCCGGGCAGCTTCTACCTCAGCGGCCAGGAGACCCTGATCCAGGCGCTGGCGCGTGCCGGATCGACGAAGCCCGATGCGGGCGACGAAGTGCTCATCGTGAGACCGCGTGCGGGTGCCGCCGGTGGTCCGGTGCGTCCCGATCAAGCGGGGGCCGCCGACGTGCGGCGCGTGAGCCTCGACGCGCTCTCGACGGGTAATCTGGCCGAGAACGTGCAAATCCAGGCCGGCGACACGATCTTCGTCACCCGCGCCGAGCAGGTCTTCATCCTCGGCCAGGTGAAGAACCCCGGTCCCTATCGCTATTCCCGAACCGTGACCGTCCTGCAGTACCTCTCGATGGCCGGCGGCGCGACCGATCGCGGCGCGACCAGCCGCGTCAAGATCGTCCGGACGATGAACGGCAAACAGCTCGAGCTCAAGGTCACGCTGAACGACACCGTACAGGCCAACGACACGATCATGGTGCCGGAGAAGTTCTTCTGA
- a CDS encoding polysaccharide biosynthesis tyrosine autokinase, producing MRVVSRSSAPISLAESRGAATSAEGRSGPPTLDRHLLDYVRILVKRRWAAVATLAVIVTLAVVHLQTATPIYEATVQLLIEHDTENFSLQSGVTQDRETTDFYNTQYTILQSRSLASRTLAAMNAWTHPELAQGTLEQTSIFSGVFRAATRLVQRLRGEKNEAAPAAAAPPPSAGTQETPAQTRAIDALLARLTISPVKTSRLVDVKVRAGDPKFAAGAANALAKAYIDQNLEIRISASKETTDWLTEQLSAQRERINTSEQALQKYRENNDAVSLEDRQNIVAQKLSDLNAMVTKAKGDRIAREAVYNQVLAIQKQEASLDTLPAILSNSYLQQLKADISRLQGDLSKRSQELGDRNPVIVELRTSIAAAEAKFRQELAKQVEAMGVEVDAARTLEHSLTQALEAQKTEVMDMNRTGITYSALEREVTTNRQIFDSLLARTREKGISGELKASDVRVIDPAQVPQSPVWPKRNRTLLYSVFFGLLLGVAFAFVFEYVDDRIKTPDEIKAYLSLPFLGMIPAVTEKDGTRPLLHDRETYTPLFSEAFRSVRTNVVFTAENRARSIVVTSTGPGEGKTLVAANLAIGLAMTGRTVAFVDVDMRRPQVHEMFGMEKEPGLSDLLIGKAKGWEVLRKSPVQGLHVMPSGASVGNPAELLSSPRFERMLGSLLKRFDWVILDSPPVAAVTDASIVANRAAAVLFVVGAQTTTRAAALNALEQLETADATFLGAVLNRVHLRRDAYYYSPYYKRAYEKYYMPAAQADEVDVFDHDESAVDVDVPPVEKVQRG from the coding sequence ATGCGCGTCGTCTCCCGTTCGTCGGCGCCGATATCGCTCGCCGAGTCGCGCGGGGCCGCAACGTCGGCCGAGGGGCGATCCGGGCCGCCGACGCTCGATCGGCACCTGCTCGACTACGTGCGGATCCTCGTCAAGCGCCGCTGGGCGGCGGTCGCGACGCTGGCCGTGATCGTGACGCTGGCCGTCGTGCACCTCCAGACCGCGACGCCCATCTACGAAGCCACCGTTCAGCTCCTGATCGAACACGACACGGAGAATTTCTCGCTGCAGTCCGGGGTCACGCAGGATCGGGAAACGACGGACTTCTACAACACCCAGTACACGATTCTGCAGAGCCGCTCGCTGGCATCGCGGACGCTGGCGGCGATGAACGCGTGGACCCATCCGGAGCTGGCTCAGGGGACGCTCGAACAGACCAGCATCTTCTCCGGCGTGTTTCGCGCCGCCACGCGCCTGGTGCAGCGGCTGCGTGGAGAGAAGAACGAGGCCGCGCCCGCGGCTGCCGCGCCGCCGCCGTCGGCGGGCACCCAGGAGACGCCGGCCCAGACGCGGGCGATCGATGCGCTGCTCGCGCGCCTGACGATTTCGCCGGTGAAGACGAGCCGCCTGGTCGACGTCAAAGTGCGCGCCGGAGATCCGAAGTTCGCGGCCGGCGCCGCGAACGCCCTCGCGAAGGCCTACATCGATCAGAACCTCGAGATCCGGATCAGCGCGTCGAAGGAGACGACCGACTGGCTGACCGAGCAGTTGTCGGCGCAGCGCGAGCGCATCAACACGAGCGAGCAGGCGCTGCAGAAGTACCGCGAGAACAACGACGCCGTCTCGCTCGAGGACCGGCAGAACATCGTGGCGCAGAAGCTGTCGGATCTGAACGCGATGGTCACGAAGGCCAAGGGCGATCGCATCGCCCGCGAGGCGGTCTACAACCAGGTGCTCGCGATCCAGAAGCAGGAGGCGTCGCTCGACACGCTGCCGGCCATCCTCTCGAACTCGTACCTCCAGCAACTGAAGGCCGACATCTCGCGGCTGCAGGGCGACCTGAGCAAGCGATCGCAGGAGCTCGGCGATCGGAATCCGGTCATCGTCGAGCTGCGGACGTCGATCGCGGCGGCCGAGGCGAAGTTCCGCCAGGAGCTGGCCAAGCAGGTCGAAGCGATGGGCGTCGAGGTCGACGCCGCCCGCACGCTGGAGCACAGCCTCACGCAGGCGCTCGAGGCACAGAAGACCGAAGTGATGGACATGAACCGGACCGGCATCACCTACAGCGCGCTCGAGCGCGAGGTGACGACCAACCGGCAGATCTTCGACAGCCTGCTCGCGCGGACGCGTGAGAAGGGGATCTCGGGCGAGCTGAAGGCCAGCGACGTGCGCGTCATCGATCCGGCGCAGGTGCCGCAGTCGCCGGTCTGGCCCAAGCGCAACCGGACCCTGCTGTATTCCGTCTTCTTCGGCCTGCTCCTCGGCGTCGCGTTCGCCTTCGTCTTCGAGTACGTCGACGATCGCATCAAGACACCGGACGAGATCAAGGCGTACCTCTCGCTGCCGTTCCTCGGGATGATCCCGGCGGTGACCGAGAAGGACGGCACGCGGCCGCTCCTGCACGATCGCGAGACCTACACGCCGCTCTTCTCCGAGGCGTTTCGAAGCGTCCGCACCAACGTCGTCTTCACGGCGGAGAACCGGGCGCGGTCGATCGTCGTGACGAGCACCGGGCCGGGGGAAGGCAAGACGCTCGTCGCCGCGAACCTCGCGATCGGGCTGGCGATGACCGGCCGGACGGTCGCGTTCGTCGACGTGGACATGCGGCGGCCGCAGGTCCACGAGATGTTCGGGATGGAGAAGGAGCCGGGTCTCTCGGACCTGCTCATCGGCAAGGCCAAGGGGTGGGAGGTGCTGCGCAAGAGCCCCGTGCAAGGGCTGCACGTCATGCCGTCCGGCGCCTCGGTCGGCAATCCTGCCGAGCTGCTCAGCTCGCCGCGGTTCGAGCGCATGCTCGGGTCGCTGCTGAAGCGGTTCGACTGGGTGATCCTCGATTCGCCGCCCGTCGCCGCCGTTACGGATGCGAGCATCGTCGCCAACCGCGCGGCGGCCGTCCTCTTCGTGGTCGGGGCGCAGACGACCACGCGCGCGGCGGCGCTCAACGCGCTCGAGCAGCTCGAGACGGCGGACGCGACGTTTCTCGGGGCGGTGCTGAACCGGGTCCATCTCCGGCGCGACGCGTACTACTACTCGCCGTACTACAAGCGAGCGTACGAGAAGTACTACATGCCGGCGGCGCAGGCCGACGAGGTCGACGTCTTCGATCACGACGAGTCCGCGGTCGACGTCGACGTGCCGCCGGTCGAGAAGGTGCAGCGTGGCTAA
- a CDS encoding NAD-dependent epimerase/dehydratase family protein: MSGSHLLITGGAGFLGHYLVQAVLHRNRDVTTGRRIRVTVYDNYIRGVPAWLQAAAQDPSLEVVQHDITRELPAGAAAADFIVHAASIASPTFYRQHPIETMDANIHGLRRLLDHAAARPADRRVRGFLFYSSSEIYGDPPADRIPTDETFRGLVSCTGPRACYDESKRFGETLCWNFARQHGLPITTARPFNNYGPGLDIADRRVLPDLASCVLQGRDVVLYSDGTATRTFCYVADAVIGYYKVLVRGRAGEAYNIGTEQPEITMRELAELVIAQARELFGYAGRLAFEVSGDPQYLVDNPTRRCPSIAKARAELGYEPRVTLAEGVRRSLLWYAAHAK; the protein is encoded by the coding sequence ATGAGCGGGAGTCACCTCCTGATCACTGGCGGCGCCGGGTTTCTCGGACACTATCTCGTCCAGGCGGTGCTCCATCGCAATCGCGACGTGACGACGGGACGTCGCATCCGCGTGACCGTGTACGACAACTACATCCGAGGCGTCCCCGCCTGGCTGCAGGCTGCGGCGCAGGATCCGTCGCTCGAGGTCGTCCAGCACGACATCACGCGCGAGCTGCCGGCGGGCGCCGCCGCCGCCGACTTCATCGTGCACGCGGCATCCATCGCATCGCCGACCTTCTACCGACAGCACCCGATCGAGACGATGGACGCGAACATCCACGGGCTGCGCCGGTTGCTCGACCATGCCGCGGCGCGTCCGGCCGACCGGCGCGTCCGCGGCTTTCTCTTCTACTCCAGCAGCGAGATCTACGGCGATCCGCCGGCGGATCGGATTCCGACCGACGAGACCTTCCGAGGCTTGGTGTCCTGCACCGGTCCGCGGGCGTGCTACGACGAGTCCAAGCGCTTCGGCGAGACGCTGTGCTGGAACTTCGCCCGCCAGCACGGTCTGCCGATCACGACCGCGCGCCCGTTCAACAACTACGGTCCCGGCCTGGACATCGCCGACCGGCGGGTATTGCCCGATCTCGCGTCGTGCGTGTTGCAGGGACGCGACGTGGTGCTCTACTCGGACGGCACGGCGACGCGGACGTTCTGCTACGTCGCGGACGCCGTCATCGGCTACTACAAGGTGCTCGTGCGCGGCCGTGCAGGCGAGGCGTACAACATCGGCACCGAGCAGCCTGAAATCACGATGCGCGAGCTGGCCGAGCTCGTCATCGCTCAGGCACGGGAGCTGTTTGGCTATGCGGGACGCCTCGCGTTCGAGGTGAGCGGCGATCCGCAGTATCTCGTGGACAACCCGACCCGTCGCTGTCCATCGATCGCCAAAGCGCGGGCCGAGCTCGGCTACGAACCGCGCGTGACGCTGGCCGAGGGCGTTCGCCGGTCGCTGCTCTGGTATGCCGCTCATGCGAAGTAG
- a CDS encoding NAD(P)-dependent oxidoreductase: protein MPTGLAGSPRARLEGKRVAITGGRGALGRPLVAALLDAGVERVTTLGRQSPDVLEPALCGPSVRHFVGNILDPSAVDAAFRGCSVVFHLAGLSPAECLSRQIVRAYEVNTQGAVQVLDACHRCGVSRLIYVSTALVYGHPQFLPVTEDHPAAPLTVYAASKLAAEVALQAAASRLGVRCDIARLSWVYGTSFDATTLVGRALSQATTAHAIVLRHLGAMQDFLYEDDAAAALIALACTDGDGTASRILNVSSGVGTSVGTMARTLAGVAAEAGLGRVTVTESAAPAPASPDLVVDNARVRRLTGWMPRVELEDGLRRALRSWMQTSGPAPPFTFPPQRAQQGSRSS from the coding sequence ATGCCCACCGGGTTGGCCGGATCGCCGCGCGCACGCCTCGAAGGCAAGCGCGTCGCCATCACGGGAGGACGAGGCGCGCTCGGTCGACCGCTCGTCGCCGCGCTCCTCGATGCGGGTGTCGAGCGGGTCACGACGCTCGGGCGCCAGTCGCCCGACGTGCTCGAGCCGGCGCTGTGCGGGCCGTCGGTCCGGCACTTCGTCGGCAACATCCTCGACCCGTCCGCCGTGGATGCGGCCTTTCGAGGCTGCTCGGTCGTCTTCCACCTGGCAGGCCTCAGCCCGGCCGAATGTCTCAGCCGGCAGATCGTCCGCGCCTATGAAGTCAATACCCAGGGGGCCGTCCAGGTGCTGGACGCGTGTCATCGCTGCGGGGTCTCCCGTCTGATCTACGTCTCGACCGCGCTCGTGTACGGCCACCCGCAGTTCCTGCCGGTGACCGAGGATCATCCGGCGGCGCCGCTGACGGTCTACGCCGCGAGCAAGCTCGCGGCCGAAGTGGCGCTGCAGGCGGCCGCGTCTCGGCTCGGCGTACGCTGCGACATCGCCCGTCTCTCCTGGGTGTACGGCACATCGTTCGACGCCACGACGCTCGTCGGTCGTGCGCTGTCGCAGGCGACGACGGCCCACGCGATCGTGCTGCGCCACCTGGGCGCGATGCAGGACTTTCTGTACGAAGACGATGCCGCCGCCGCGTTGATTGCGCTCGCCTGCACCGACGGCGACGGCACCGCCTCGCGCATCCTCAACGTGTCGAGCGGCGTCGGCACCTCGGTCGGCACGATGGCGAGGACATTGGCCGGCGTCGCGGCCGAGGCGGGGCTCGGGCGGGTGACGGTGACCGAGTCCGCCGCGCCGGCGCCCGCCAGTCCGGATCTCGTCGTGGACAACGCACGGGTCCGGCGGCTGACCGGCTGGATGCCGCGCGTCGAGCTGGAGGATGGACTGCGCCGCGCGCTGCGGAGCTGGATGCAGACCAGCGGCCCGGCGCCGCCGTTCACGTTCCCGCCGCAGCGGGCGCAACAGGGGAGTCGCTCATCGTGA
- a CDS encoding outer membrane beta-barrel protein: MSRPPRAGRAVMAGGVLIALLTGAAAPAAGQDDGAPRALRLGAVQVIPRITLSNLGLDSNVFNEPVDPKQDTSFVLTPAIDLRMRLSRGQLTATSVPSFGYYHRYANQRTRNFSQTVAFQWPFNRVLLRASAVATEARERPGLEINERVHRSQRDVVVGADLRVASKTTLRVDLLSAAVGFDEAARVEGTSLASALNRRGDAVSLSLRYARTPLTTVVVLGEWLRDEFARTPQRNAHGFRLAPGVEFARTALISGAAYVGFRSLTPSQAGVPAFRGLVANLGLASVIRTRTRLSVAFARDLTYSYDLARPYFVQSGVTVGVTERIGSRWDVVASLSRQRMTYRTLATTPVASTRPERFSGGGVGVGYHLARGMRIGVDARGVRRESAEPGHSYTSWQIGNSVSYEF; the protein is encoded by the coding sequence ATGTCGCGCCCGCCGCGGGCCGGGCGTGCGGTCATGGCGGGCGGCGTGCTGATCGCCCTGCTCACCGGCGCGGCGGCACCGGCGGCAGGGCAGGACGACGGCGCGCCGAGAGCGCTACGGCTCGGGGCCGTGCAGGTGATTCCGCGGATCACGCTGTCGAACCTCGGTCTCGACAGCAACGTGTTCAACGAGCCGGTCGATCCCAAGCAGGACACGTCCTTCGTGCTGACGCCAGCCATCGACCTTCGCATGCGGCTCTCGCGCGGGCAGCTCACCGCGACGTCCGTTCCGAGCTTCGGCTACTACCACCGGTACGCCAACCAGCGAACGCGCAATTTCAGCCAGACGGTGGCATTCCAGTGGCCGTTCAATCGGGTGTTGCTCAGGGCAAGCGCCGTGGCGACCGAGGCACGCGAGCGGCCCGGTCTCGAGATCAACGAGCGCGTGCATCGATCGCAGCGAGACGTCGTCGTCGGCGCCGATCTCCGCGTCGCCTCGAAGACGACGCTCCGAGTGGATCTGCTGAGCGCCGCGGTCGGGTTCGACGAGGCCGCGCGCGTGGAGGGGACGAGCCTGGCGTCGGCGCTGAATCGGCGCGGCGATGCGGTATCGCTCAGCCTCCGCTACGCGCGGACGCCGCTGACGACCGTGGTCGTTCTCGGCGAATGGCTGCGCGACGAGTTCGCGCGCACGCCGCAGCGGAACGCGCACGGCTTTCGGCTCGCGCCCGGCGTGGAGTTCGCGCGGACCGCGCTCATCTCCGGCGCCGCCTACGTGGGCTTCCGATCGTTGACGCCCTCGCAAGCCGGCGTGCCCGCGTTTCGCGGCCTCGTGGCCAACCTCGGGTTGGCCAGCGTGATTCGGACGCGGACCAGGCTCAGCGTGGCGTTCGCTCGGGATCTGACGTACTCGTACGACCTCGCGCGTCCGTATTTCGTGCAATCCGGCGTGACGGTCGGCGTCACCGAGCGGATTGGCAGTCGTTGGGACGTCGTGGCGTCGCTCAGCCGTCAGCGCATGACGTACCGGACGCTCGCAACGACACCGGTGGCGAGCACGCGGCCGGAACGCTTCTCCGGCGGCGGCGTCGGCGTGGGCTATCACCTCGCGCGCGGCATGCGGATCGGCGTCGACGCGCGCGGCGTTCGCCGCGAATCCGCCGAGCCGGGGCACAGTTACACCTCCTGGCAGATCGGGAACTCGGTAAGCTATGAATTCTGA